CTTTATTCCCAAGGCGGACCAGCTTGTCTGCTCTATTTTGCCTCAATCACCTGCTCAAAAATCAGTCACCTATTCACCAGGTAGTTGCCTAAAACAGACCTACTGAAGCTAGCTAGAATACCATATGTCAtgttatttttccaaattaatgcGAATTAAAATCATACGATATTCAAAACTTGTATAAGAAGTGACATAATCttctcttcttgtttttgtattttgataTTAGGTGGACTCTTGTTCAAGCCTGGAGGAAGTAACCTGCAACATTCAACATCCCTATCATTTCTTCTTATGGCTTATGCTGGCTACATGAAAGCTTCCAACAAAGTGATCGATTGTGGCAATAATTTCGTTGTCACTCCAGCTAGCCTAGTGAATTTCACCAAAGGACAGGTACATAACGTGAAATGTGTGATTCAAATTTACAGTCTAAAAACATATTTTCGAAAAGAAGCATACGTACAAATATTGATTCATTCTTGTTGTTGGCTGACATTTAATTGGTAATATTAATGCAGGTTGATTATATACTAGGAAGCAACCCACTAGGGATGTCATATATGGTGGGATATGGGCAAAAGTTTCCTCAGAAAATACATCACCGTGGCTCAGTCAATCCTTCCATGGAAAACCACCTACAACAAATGCAGTGCCATGAAGGAGACTTGTATTTCAAAAGCAACGTTCCAAACCCTAACATATTAGTAGGTGCAATTGTGGGAGGGCCTGCCGAGGATGATACATTTGAAGATTCTCGATCCAATGTTCAACAATCGGAGCCAACCACATATATCAATGCACCTTTTGTGGGTGTATTGGCCAACTTTTTGAAAGGTTAAAGCCCCATTTTCATAATCTCATATACATTTTGAACAAGGAAATCACTATTACGGTATATTTGGATGGAATGCTCCAAATTGAATACGACATTACAATATTACATTGTAAGATTATAGTCCGTATATACCATACtttagaataaaaataaaatgaaaagaatgaaTGGATTTCAAATGACTCCTGACATATAGTCATTCCAAATCCATTCCAAATGTATTACATTTTTAGTTATTTCGAATACATATTGAATATACAatgttttctagttttttaTATGTAGCAAATGTGTATAGCTTCGTTGTCAATTTCAGTCAAATGGAGCCTTAGTCTTCGTAAAGATGAGTTGATGTGTAGTTCTTCATCATTTGTTAAAGATTATAATTGTTAATTGTGAGCATGTTTAATCCTTTTTTTAGAGGAGCACGTTTGATTTCTAAAGGATTTTTTCTCATCAAACTAATTATTAGGATTTATTCagaattttcatttattgaacttttgaaaatatatttttattgaacaaaCTTAAGGAACCATACAAATTACAgttctaaaataaaagatcCTAAATTAAATCAGTTTTTTCACTTATTGAACCTTTGAAAACTTAAGAAACCATACAATACTGAAATAAAAGATCCTTAGTTAAATCATGAGGTTCCTCAAATCAAACAATATTATGAGCAGAGGAAAAGGGTCAACGGGGTCTAACCTAGTGAAAAAGGGCCAACACTTGTGAATCAAAGGTCTCAGGTTCGAATCCCATGACATctttgttgtgtgtgtgagagagaaatcCTCCTCTcctgtagtttagactatcgcttgtacaaaaaaaaaaatcatgagcaATATCAAGAGCAAAACGTGCCAACCTATGAGCAACACTGTTTATTGAATATAACTTATTCagtttaaacaaaattacattaataggaaaaaggaaagaaaacagATCTCCCTACTTGTACTTGGTACAAATTACCAGCCAGATAATGATATCCACCTCAGATTTGCTGATTATGGGCATGGACCTTAAATGtgattcattttaaatttggcATCACTTGCAGCACTGGATATAAGGCATTACCAACCAAGTTTAACATTAACTGTGTATTTAATAAGTTGTTGCCataatatgaatatggtttagGATGATTCCAAAGACCTTTATTGGACCTTGCTTGCATGTTTTGATTTACCAACAAACACACCAATCTAATTACACGTGGAAAAGGAATATTCATGATGACGACTATATACATCTCTGTATAtaaatgtgtgtgtgtgggtgtGTAGAAATACAATAGAATTCAAGTTTCTCTCACTCTCATATAGCCATGGCTAAGTTTCAGAACTTGTTTATATGGGCAGTGTTCATGATCATTCTTTTGGCTCAAACCATGGGCAAGAAAATCACCGTTGGTGCAAACGCCGCAGACAATGACTGGGACAATGCACACGCAACGTTTTATGGTGACATGGGCGGAGCAGAAACCATGCGTAAGTGAAGAATATAATTTGTGTATGCATCCGCCGGTTGCATACATAACCTCTCCCTCACAATGGTACCACACGTAGTGATGAACGTAATATGAGAGGAAGGTGTGTATAATCAAGTATTCGATATGTAAAATGAGATAACTTATTGTGATTGTTAATTGAACAGAGGGGGCTTGTGGATATGGTGATCTCTTCCAACAAGGCTATGGCTTGGAGACAACAGCTCTAAGCACGGCACTATTTAACAATGGGCTTACTTGTGGTGCTTGCTTTGAGGTCATGTGTGTAGATGATCCACAATGGTGCATACCAAATTCTGGCACAATCAAAATCACAGCAACCAATTTCTGCCCACCAAATTGGGATCCAGCTCCTTACCATTGGTGCAATCCTCCAATGAAACACTTCGACTTGTCCATGGCTATGTTCACAAAGCTTGCACAGGCCAAAGCTGGCATAATTCCTATCAAATATAGAAGAGTCCCTTGTTCTAAAAAAGGAGGGGTTAAGTTTGAGCTCAAAGGAAACCCGTTTTGGCTTGCTGTTTTAGTGTACAATGTTGGTCGTGCTGGGGATGTGACAAGTGTCAGAATCAGAGGGTCTAAGACCGATTGGCTTCAAATGTCACGAAATTGGGGCCAAATTTGGCAGACTGGAAGCAACATGGTAGGGCAAAGCTTGTCGTTTCAAGTCACTACAAGTGATGGGAGAACACGTAAGTTTGGTAATGTTGCTCCTGGAGATTGGCAATTTGGCCAAACCTACGAGGGGaagaataatttttaatttagtcCCTCATAGGACTTGTTTTGCACCTTTTCCTATGTAAGAAATTTTTAAGAATCATCTTGTAATGCAGATGgtgaataataatatggtGCTCATTAATTGTGAAATCCATGATATATTAGCGGctttaacttgtttttctttaccATGAAAACTTCAATTCTCCCTAATCACTTTTGGTTTACTTCATATCTTAAAGTTGGATTTGCACCCGAAAGTGAAGTAATAAAGCTCATTACACCACTTTAAATGTTCTCGTTTTACACCACTTTAAATGTTctcgtttttattaattaaaaattgtcGTACGTGAGATTTGAACTCAAAACTTCGGCCAACAAAGGGAAGATTGGATGCCACGAAACCAAATGATCATTGAGAACCACCCAGTAGAACACGCAGAAAAAATAATGCCACATAGACCACATTTGATGGTGAAACTAATGCAGCGTGGCAAATACAAAGTGTGTTTTACTTGTTTGCACAGCTTTCGGATGCGGTCTTTTTTATGTAGCCTGAATGATGAATTGTACAAATTTATAATTCTGAAAGGCATATTCTcataaaatacataaattaaaaGGCATACAGTAGCAACCAATTTTAGGGCAAATGAGAGAACAACATGGCCATAATTTATACGAATTTGAacagaaactgaaaaactATATACTATAGGAGTTTATACATATGAATCTCATAACttgtcttttcttccttttagTCAGGTTAGCATCGTGCATAgctaaacaaacaaaaacttcTTGCCCTTTAAGCTACTCAAAAATTACATGAAGAATTTCACATTACCTCTCACGCATAAGATGAGTGGAGATGGGCTCTCTCTAGTCACACCAATTACCAAGATATTCTTCTGCAGAGTAGTCTTGCCATCTAAACTCACTCTGATATGAAGGCACTTCCAACTTGTCAACTTGCATACACCCAGCTACTACAGACAGAATGCAACCATGGTACTTCATCACTACCACGAAAAAGGTAGGAGCCCATTTCAGTTAAAAATCTTTCCCTGCGCTGACAACATAGAGCAGATCTTCCAACACATTGAAGAAAGATGTCTCACAGGGTAGTACCCTGCAATTCGTTCAAAAGAAATTCGGACCCATCACCCGCTTCTTTCTCGTCATCATCGTCCTTTGTAATATTAGTTCTATCTTTCTTTAATGATAGATCATCATCACTAACATTTTCATCAGCTAAGCCTATAAGTGATGCATATGACTTATTTTTAAGCTGTCCTGACTGCTTCAAAAGTCCCATGAAAACCTCTTTGCTTACCGAATTGGCTTCTTGCTCACAGAGTTCAAGGAAGGCAGACACATTTACGGGCTTTGGCCTCCAACTCTTTGATCCCTCTGCAGAAAAAGCTTCTTTCCAGCAGGATAATGCCTCAGAAATTCTCTGCTCTTCAATATGCCCTTCAGCAAGGGTCTCCCATGTAGTCGAATTAGGTTTTCCTCCTACATCAACCATGTGGTCATAGAAACTTTGGGCTTTCTCAAAGTCCCTGTCTTTAATATAATAAGCTATGAAAACATTTGCAATTCGAGGGTCGTAAGTTGACTTAACCGTCAACCATTCCTCATAAATCTTCTCTGCCCCTTCAACATCACCTACTCTGAGTAGCGAAGACATGATAGCATGGTATCCCAAATTTGGAATACTGGGAAAACTTGATTTGTATATGTTCCATACCCGATAAAGCTCCTCTTTGTTGCCAACATTACCATAGAGACTTAAAAGATAATGATAAGGTATCCGATCACGACCTGTGATTCTACTCTCAACCTTCTTCAGGCAAGCTTCAGCCTTTTCAAGCTGCCCCATCTTGATGTACATTGTAGCCATTGTGCTGAAAGTCGTCCAGTTGGGATTAACGGTTCTGTCCAGTTTCATCTGTTCAAATACCTGTTCCATCCGTTCTTCAGATCCTTGGGAGCCACGAGATGATAACCAGATATTGTAGGAGTATATATCAAGCTGGATGTTTTTCTCCATCATTTCAGAAATAATCGAATCAACTTTATCATACTCCTTGAGGTTCATATAGAGAGTCATCATTACATTAAATGGAAGCGATTGCAGCGCATGACCTTTACTTCTCATTTTATCAAGTAAAGATTCTGCCTTCTCTTTCATTCTAGTGCGAACATAGGCATTGAGCAGAGCCCCATATATTCTCCTGTCTTTTAAAGTATCTGGCAGGCTCAGGAAGTAATTTTCAGCACTAGCAACTCCCCGAACTTTAGCAACTAAATCTAGTTGAATTGCAGCATCACTTGTGGATATTCTAAACCTCTCTCCTCTGTTGCTCATCCAATCATACACCTGCAGGGTGCACGCAAATTCAAAACTGATTATTAGACATGTCATCAgtccaaaaacataaaataaagatatGCCATGTCATGGAACACAActgaaataaattaaaggaCCATTGCTTAATAGATAAAGGTCAGCTGCAACCGATAGAGCAGGAACAGTACTAGAAGTCTAGAACAGAAAGATGACTGTGAGCTAGTAACACTTGTCAAGAGCATTATACCATTGAACATGTATTGGAACACACACGTATGATGATAAAGCAGAAACATTCAAGGAGCCTTAATGTTGGCTTTATGAACACAATTGCACTGCCTTATGATTTTTATTCTATCATTCTACTTATCTTCTTAGATCAACCTCAGTTACCAAATTCATCACACCCAAACCTATGTCACAGCTGCATCAGTTTATCTACAATTGAGGTTAATAACAATATCAGCATCAGTAACAGCTGCATTGCATTCTCATTGTCCATCCAGTGCAAAAGTGGATATCAATTAAATCTCATTTTCTCTGCCTTTGAGTTCAAACATAGGTTACGCATTATCTGCATTGATTAACTGTTTAATTACCCTACCAGTCAATTGATAATTTAGTTGTAATTCAACTTAAAGTATTAATAGTAGATATACAAAGTGTCCACCCAAAACAGATAGTAATTAGTTTTAAACCTGATAACATGTTTATACCAAGCGGCATGCATTTATGCACTTTCAAGTTGCTCTTTTTATATAATACTTTCCCATCTTGCTCCTGCAGCCACTCCAAGGGTGTGTTCTATAAACAAATGCTCAACTCTTGGGTCTCCAATTCTAAAATATTGCAGACCTGGTGAACTTCTCTATTTTACCACCTCTATCCTCAGGCTTCTCCAAATCATTCAGAGCTAAATTCCCAATCTCTCTCGCTTCATTTCAAAATAGATCAAAAGTCCCTCGCTATGGTGCAAGAGCCCTTCTTATATACACCAACTTTGTAAGTaggttcttttttattttgaactaATGGCTTCAGAAGAAAACCTGAGGGTTTGATTTACATTCACTAAAAGGTAATGAGAGAAGTTTAAATCATGGTGGAAACACttacaaatgaaaattacTGAAAGTTTGAAGTTATATTCACTGTTGTAAGAGTGGGCCTCTAATTAAAACACTCTTTAGAAATTCTTCTATTGTGCAATCATTTTATACTTGGTGAGTTGCAATTTTATACCCACATGCATTACAATATAAGCAATCTCAAGACATACCAATCAATTTAGACAATAAATTTCATATCTACCAATACGAGTACATACCCATCAAGCAAAGAACACTCAAAAACACCAAATCAAAAACCCAATATAGCTGTTTACCCAGGAGCATGAAAACACCCagagaagaagcaaaaacccaaaatcccaTTAGACCAAACCATTCCAAATGAAAACAGAGAGACACCCAACCAGAGCAATTGAAGCACTTCCCAACAAAAACATGGCATGCCCACCAAAtaagaacccaaaataaaaactttgcaCTCGAATTTATCTTTTTACCTCAAGAGCTCTGTCATAGCGCTTGTACTTCCTCAACTCCTTGACCACCCTACAAAGCTCCCACTTGGTGAGCTTCCTACCCTCCTTCTCCCACTGGTTCAACACGTCAGCAGAGCGCACTTCAGGGTCATCCGTGACCGATATTTTCCGATATATCGCGTTCCATTTGACCATGGGTCTTCTCTCGTAGTCCACAGTGCCATAGTTGTGGACTTGGGATATGGAGCAGGAGATGGAAGGGAGTCTTTGGAAATTTATGGAACTTGGGAGGGGCAAAGTTGGAATTTTGCATGGGAGGAGAGTGGAGTAGGAGAGGGATGAGGAGAGAGGgaggttgtggtggtggtggtgcacAGAAGTTTGGAGAGGCATTTTGTGTTGGTGGAGGGTTTATTGGAGGGTTAAGAATGCAGCAATGAAAATGGGAAGTGTGGGTTTCGTTTGGTAACAGAGATGACTCTGTGCTGGAAGATAAAGTTTGTGAAATTACTTCCAGGCCCTATTGTTATTGTGAAgtattttcccttttctctTGTATTCTTTTACATCTGTCCTTTTTGAAGATagatatagtttttttttttccaatttgtaATTGTTTTGTGAATTTATTTAGTTCATTTATAGTTAAATAGTAGAGCAAATAGCAAAGCTAAGTCTGACTTGTGCACCAAATTAGGAGTTTCGAGCATAAAAAGTTGAACTTCGATCATCCCGAATTAACAGTCCAGTTTGATTTTAGCATTGTTTTCagtcattattatttttttgaggtCAAATTACTCATGATCTAAATGTCACTAGACCAACACCAAGTTAGTAATCTCCAGTCTCTTAGATACAATAAAGATCTAACTATATACCAATATTCATTGTTGTAAttattttagatattttgtaaACTAATCTCAATTTCTCTCAATGCACTGCTAACTTGTTTGGTACAAGTACACTCACAAATTCAGAAATTGGCTAATTCACAAATTCAGAagctaccaaaaaaaattctcaaattctcaaattctcaaattcataaatcCATAAAATTATCACACTGCATCAGATAATTTGGGCTCACTAGTTGGTCTGAGTGGAACTAATTCACCAGCAGCGCAAGCCTCTTCCTCAACAAAAAGATCATCTCTCACCCTCAAAACTGCATGAACCAAAACGACTGGCGTCCCACAACCTAAAGTCAGAAACAGATGAAGGGCTGCACGGGTAAGTATGAGCTCAACCATGGTCACAATGCCCAACAAGGCCAGGACCAGTCTTCTATCAATGATCTTCTGCAGCACAACAGAATTAGGTACTACCCTTAATAGCACAAGGTACAAGCAGGTCACAGCAGTCATTGCCACCAAGAAAATCAAGGAAACTTTGCGCTTAGGCAGAAGGGTTATGAAGAGTATGGTCCATATGAAGAGTATGTAGTACAATCGGAAATAGCCCAAGTTTCGGATGATACGAACCGCGGCAGCTTCGGGGGTTGCGGGAATGTTGAAGGGGAAGAGGAGCTTGAAGTCGTTGCGGGTTTTTCTGGTTGTGTCTTTTGGTTCATGGGGATGAGTAGTTGTTGGAAGTGTTGATGTTGAGGTGGTGGATGGCCTTTGCATGGTGCCATAGCTAGCCATATGGTgtataataatttgaattgaagGTTTTGGAAAGAAGTAGTTGTTGATGTTTTTGGATCGGATGTTCTGTGatatataagaaaattatGCATTGAATTAATTGTTACATGAAGATGATAAGAGGAAGTGACTCCAGCTACTTTTGAACAGGACGACGACTTGacttttctccaaatttgactAGAAAACTGAGCCCAAATAAGGCTCTGATTCGAGTATAATGCTGTTTTGTCCCAAAACGATATCAAATGAACTCTCggaccttttttttccctaattttttttttatataaaatggGTCAATCTATTCTCGGATGGCAACCATCTAAGATGTCGTCAAATAAAATCGTGTTGGTAGATTGACCAGTTTTACGGAAAAATGGTATGATTACCCTTCTCATTTTGTtggccaaaacaaaaagttgcGATTTTCCAACAGGAACTGGCAGCAAGAAAATCTTCAGGATCCTTGAGAGTCTTCGTTTGTTGTCATAGAAAGTCAAGTTGATCCCCGAGGGGACCCTGAAATCTTCACTTGGTTTCTTATTCTGCTTTTTGTCAGTCTCAATCGTTACGTAAATGAAAGGTCAGAATTGAATTTCGAACTGGAGATTTTCAAGCCACAATAATATCTTTAGACTTAGAATTTTCTTTCACGTACACTTGGCCATGGCAAATGCTTTACATGACTGTATATTATCAAAGAAAGTAGTGTGCAATATGTAAGAAAATCTGTTCACGTTGGCTAAGGAAATCCAACTATAAAATCTGTTAACTAATCTGTGCCTAATTCCCATTTCACAAGGGAAAAGGGTGATCAGTCCCCCAATATTATGTAAACAAGTTCCTACAACACTTGCGTGAAACAAGACAGCAAACTTTGTCCCTGTTCATACTCAAATCAAGGTTAAATTTAACACATTGCATTAGGTCAGAAATAAGAATATGTTTTACTGATATATGGCTACACTGTTTGTCAGGCAAGCAAATATTAGAAGACGAATTAATGAGCACTTCTAATTCTCAAATTTCCTTTCCCACTCAGGTGTAGATACTGAATTTGTTCTATGGCATAATTTTGGAGCTGTATTTCATTCTAATAAGAAACAGGATTCTTGTCATCAGGCTCAAAGGTTTTCTCGATAAGTATAAGTTTGTCGAGGGGCCATGGCTGCCAAAGGATCATATCTGAAATGCAAGATATCTGTTATTAAATTGGAGTTAAATTTAAAGGAGACCATGATTCATCTTCACAAAAGTTTCAACACACACTACGCTTACCACATCAAAGTCACGAGCAGCCTGGCCAATTTCTACGCATGACATctttgtttcttgcatttccatgaATATAAACCTTGGGCTCTTTAACCTGGAGAAAGGATGAAGTGGTTAGCATCTGGTTTTGATACAAACATGCAACAACTTCGGTGAAATTATATCGATTTTGTACCAGTAAAATAGGTGGGAAGCCAGTTCTTAAACGAACCCGTGAGAAACCATTTTCAGCTAATAGACACTTAAATCCATTGATGGCAGGATGCTCACTGTTATATATGAAAGGAATGAAATCAGACACACCATGAGTGAGCGCATCAACACAAAAAGTAAAACAACATAAGTTTGAATctgagaacatccatcacagtAAGAATGGAAAAACTTGAGGATTTAGATAAGCCTCTCCATGCATTTCTTGAAAGGACATCAGCATTAGAAGAATAATAATCACAAAAATGTTCTTGCTAAAAGGAACtctctgctttttttttttttgctttttttttttttttgggtctcgGATGCTTATTTAATCCTATGTCATGTGAGAATGAATGACATTCTTCAAAAAATGgttctgaaatttttataaacagacttcacaaatttgattttaaagatGTTCTGGACAGAGAAAAACGAAGACAATGGGAAAACTCACTTTATAAGATAGGTGAAATTTCTCTGGCATAATTCTTCTGAAGGAATCCCTTCTTCTTTAGAATACCTGCACCGTGTCAAATGAACTGATACACAAACCTTCCACAGCTTATACATCCAATAGTAAACTTAAAAGAGCATAATTTGTAGAAATATGCTATTACCAACCAGATCCTGTTGCATAAAATGGAAACCAAAACTTTTACGTTTTAAATGTTAGTTTTATAACTGTGCTGTTAAATTCCAAAATGCCAGTCCAAAGAGAGCAGGACAGATCACTGACACCCGGTTGGAGTGGGATCAGCACTTAATTTCTCAAATAGCTGtaactgaaaaaaaattcacaaatagCTAACAGGACCATCAAAAGTTATAAGGGAAGTTCAAACTaggaaaaaatcaaatatacctCCATGGAAACTTATTTTCACAAAAGCGGGATATTCCATTCATGGCCGAAAAAGTATCGATGTGAACCCAAAGTTCATTTGTACGGTTAGCAAACTGACCTGTCAAAATACTTCTCCTCATATTCTagccaaaaggaaaaaatacataatttcTAATTCATATGGGAGCAACAACGAGAAGGTACCAGCTAAATTTCTAACACCATAAAGAGATATCTGACAAGATGCTAATAgtaaaagggaaaaaatacaattataaattataaaaaataatccaattGATCAACCATAACAAAGAGATGAGAAATACAGTTAAAATACTGGCTGTGGTCAATACTAGGGAGGAAAGATCAAGCAATGCAGGTAACAAGCAGGACATGTcagtttgagagagagagagagagagagattaccATTCTCATGCAAATGTTTTAGAGCATGACCACTGGGATAATTCTCGTTGGATGCCATGAAAGTTATGACGGTGCACCCTAGactacaaaatataaaattagtcaAGGAGGTAGCAGATTATTGTTCCCagtgaaacaaaaataaataaatatctaACCTGATCAACAATAATCCGAGCATAATTGGATAGAGAAACTTCCAATAAGTCTTCTTCCTATTGTTATAGCTGTAGCAAGTAAAAAtcagaatttatttattcattagTATCAGTaattgaaaccaaaaaaaaagaaacaggaaAAAAATGAGCAATTTAAAGTTCCCAAGGTCACCTTATGACAATCcaaactaattttttgtatGATTTTAAGCCAAAGGCCAAATGATGCAGTACCATTTAATTggttaaagaaaattttattctgGAAACCAATGCCTAGAGCTATATGAGCAAAATTAGAGAAGAGTTTTTGGTCAAAGAATAAGTCTCAATAGTGGTACTATTTTGCATTCAGGTTTTATTTATGTAGGAGTAAACATACAAGTAACGCAACAATATGATTCTACTTGTGAAGAAAATTCCCAACAAATTAGATTAGATAACCAAACAAATAGACACCACATACACTCTAGTAGCAGCAATTGCAGCAGATAAGTTGAAGATGGGAACTGAGCTAAGGATAAAACGAAGCTCCTGCATCATGAAGTAATAAAGTCTATTCAATATCTATtattaaattgtaaaaataagTCCATCAAACTTTCCATAATATGAGCACTA
The Prunus dulcis chromosome 2, ALMONDv2, whole genome shotgun sequence DNA segment above includes these coding regions:
- the LOC117619823 gene encoding pentatricopeptide repeat-containing protein At1g02150, producing MPLQTSVHHHHHNLPLSSSLSYSTLLPCKIPTLPLPSSINFQRLPSISCSISQVHNYGTVDYERRPMVKWNAIYRKISVTDDPEVRSADVLNQWEKEGRKLTKWELCRVVKELRKYKRYDRALEVYDWMSNRGERFRISTSDAAIQLDLVAKVRGVASAENYFLSLPDTLKDRRIYGALLNAYVRTRMKEKAESLLDKMRSKGHALQSLPFNVMMTLYMNLKEYDKVDSIISEMMEKNIQLDIYSYNIWLSSRGSQGSEERMEQVFEQMKLDRTVNPNWTTFSTMATMYIKMGQLEKAEACLKKVESRITGRDRIPYHYLLSLYGNVGNKEELYRVWNIYKSSFPSIPNLGYHAIMSSLLRVGDVEGAEKIYEEWLTVKSTYDPRIANVFIAYYIKDRDFEKAQSFYDHMVDVGGKPNSTTWETLAEGHIEEQRISEALSCWKEAFSAEGSKSWRPKPVNVSAFLELCEQEANSVSKEVFMGLLKQSGQLKNKSYASLIGLADENVSDDDLSLKKDRTNITKDDDDEKEAGDGSEFLLNELQGTTL
- the LOC117619826 gene encoding PRA1 family protein F2-like, with product MASYGTMQRPSTTSTSTLPTTTHPHEPKDTTRKTRNDFKLLFPFNIPATPEAAAVRIIRNLGYFRLYYILFIWTILFITLLPKRKVSLIFLVAMTAVTCLYLVLLRVVPNSVVLQKIIDRRLVLALLGIVTMVELILTRAALHLFLTLGCGTPVVLVHAVLRVRDDLFVEEEACAAGELVPLRPTSEPKLSDAV
- the LOC117619825 gene encoding expansin-A23-like, with protein sequence MAKFQNLFIWAVFMIILLAQTMGKKITVGANAADNDWDNAHATFYGDMGGAETMQGACGYGDLFQQGYGLETTALSTALFNNGLTCGACFEVMCVDDPQWCIPNSGTIKITATNFCPPNWDPAPYHWCNPPMKHFDLSMAMFTKLAQAKAGIIPIKYRRVPCSKKGGVKFELKGNPFWLAVLVYNVGRAGDVTSVRIRGSKTDWLQMSRNWGQIWQTGSNMVGQSLSFQVTTSDGRTRKFGNVAPGDWQFGQTYEGKNNF